From one Streptomyces sp. SCSIO 30461 genomic stretch:
- the deoC gene encoding deoxyribose-phosphate aldolase, with amino-acid sequence MPTIAPAFADVTSSDSALRRFLHGLPGVDAVGLEARAASLGTRSIKTTAKAYAIDLAISMIDLTTLEGADTPGKVRALAAKAVNPDPTDRTTPKTAAVCVYPDMVATAKAAIGGADVKVASVATAFPAGRAALDVKLADTRDAVAAGADEIDMVIDRGAFLAGDYMKVFEEIRAVKEASGAARLKVIFETGELSTYDNIRRASWLGMMAGADFIKTSTGKVAVNATPANTLLMLEAVRDFRAQTGVQVGVKPAGGIRTSKDAIKFLVLVNETAGTDWLDNHWFRFGASSLLNDLLMQRQKLATGRYSGPDYVTVD; translated from the coding sequence ATGCCCACCATTGCACCTGCATTCGCTGACGTGACCTCGTCCGACAGCGCACTGCGCCGCTTCCTGCACGGGCTGCCCGGTGTCGACGCCGTCGGCCTGGAAGCGCGCGCCGCGTCTCTCGGCACCCGCTCCATCAAGACGACGGCCAAGGCGTACGCCATCGACCTGGCCATCTCGATGATCGACCTGACGACGCTGGAAGGCGCGGACACCCCGGGCAAGGTCCGGGCGCTCGCCGCCAAGGCCGTCAACCCCGACCCGACCGACCGCACGACGCCGAAGACGGCCGCCGTCTGCGTCTACCCCGACATGGTGGCCACCGCCAAGGCCGCCATCGGCGGGGCGGACGTCAAGGTCGCGTCGGTCGCCACCGCCTTCCCCGCGGGCCGTGCGGCCCTTGACGTGAAGCTCGCGGACACCCGCGACGCCGTCGCCGCCGGCGCCGACGAGATCGACATGGTGATCGACCGCGGGGCCTTCCTCGCGGGCGACTACATGAAGGTCTTCGAGGAGATCCGGGCGGTCAAGGAGGCCTCGGGCGCCGCCCGCCTGAAGGTCATCTTCGAGACCGGCGAGCTCTCCACGTACGACAACATCCGCCGCGCCTCCTGGCTCGGCATGATGGCGGGTGCCGACTTCATCAAGACCTCCACCGGCAAGGTCGCCGTCAACGCCACCCCGGCGAACACCCTGCTCATGCTGGAAGCCGTCCGCGACTTCCGCGCACAGACGGGCGTGCAGGTGGGTGTGAAGCCCGCCGGAGGCATTCGCACCAGCAAGGACGCGATCAAGTTCCTGGTGCTGGTCAACGAGACCGCCGGTACTGACTGGCTGGACAACCACTGGTTCCGCTTCGGCGCCTCCAGCCTGCTGAACGACCTGCTGATGCAGCGCCAGAAGCTGGCGACCGGCCGTTACTCCGGCCCCGACTACGTGACGGTGGACTGA
- a CDS encoding PH domain-containing protein: MTTSSPGQGPEQQHVEPAYADRVFRSAAAMVCGALMLGVAAWIGGDALLHGAGRAPWLALAALLCAVPLIVSFTLRPAVFANDDRLRIRNPFRTITLPWASVADIRSGYSSEVFTQQGAKYQLWAVPVSLGRRKRAARRQARAAVDDPHGRTRVTADVDDAGSRMAPADQTVKDLREMSERCAALPGAQGDARVRWSYEVIAPAVAGGILLVVLLVTG, from the coding sequence ATGACGACCTCCAGCCCAGGCCAGGGCCCCGAGCAGCAGCACGTCGAGCCGGCGTACGCCGATCGCGTCTTCCGGTCAGCCGCCGCGATGGTCTGCGGTGCGCTGATGCTCGGGGTGGCCGCCTGGATCGGCGGCGACGCGCTGCTGCACGGCGCAGGGCGCGCGCCCTGGCTGGCGCTCGCGGCGCTGCTGTGCGCCGTGCCGTTGATCGTCTCGTTCACGCTCCGGCCGGCGGTGTTCGCCAATGACGACCGGCTCCGGATCAGGAACCCGTTCCGCACGATCACGCTCCCGTGGGCATCGGTCGCCGACATCAGATCCGGGTATTCGAGCGAGGTCTTCACCCAGCAGGGCGCCAAGTACCAGCTGTGGGCGGTGCCGGTGTCGCTGGGCAGGCGCAAGCGAGCGGCCCGCAGGCAGGCCAGGGCCGCGGTGGACGACCCGCACGGCCGCACCCGCGTGACCGCTGACGTCGACGACGCCGGATCACGGATGGCGCCCGCCGACCAGACGGTCAAGGACCTGCGCGAGATGAGCGAGCGCTGTGCCGCCCTGCCGGGGGCGCAGGGCGATGCCCGAGTGCGCTGGTCCTATGAGGTCATAGCCCCCGCGGTGGCGGGCGGGATCCTGCTCGTGGTGCTGCTGGTCACGGGCTGA
- a CDS encoding phospho-sugar mutase, producing the protein MAQDLIARAQAWLAEDPDAETRDELSRLIEAGDTTDLEARFAGTLQFGTAGLRGELGAGPMRMNRAVVIRAAAGLAAYLKAQGHTDGLVVIGYDARYKSADFARDTAAVMIGAGLRAALLPRPLPTPVLAFAIRHLGAVAGVEVTASHNPPRDNGYKVYLGDGSQIVSPADAGIAERIDAVGGLHDVPRPGSGWETLGDEVLDAYLARTDVVLTPASPRTARVVYTAMHGVGTDVVLAAWERAGFPAPVLVDEQAEPDPAFPTVAFPNPEEPGAMDLAFVKAREVGPDIVIANDPDADRCAVAVPDDGADGGWRMLRGDEVGALLAAHLVRKGVRAGDARHTFAESIVSSSLLGRIAEAAGLGYEETLTGFKWIARVEGLRYGYEEALGYCVDPEGVRDKDGITAALLVAELASELKAQGRGLSDLLDDLAVAHGLHATDQLSVRVEDLGIIADAMRRLREQPPVLLAGLHVVSAEDLTKGTAQLPPTDGLRYYLEGEFKARVIVRPSGTEPKLKCYLEVVVPVGDARELSAARGRAADVLGAIKTDLATAAGI; encoded by the coding sequence GTGGCGCAGGACCTGATCGCCAGAGCACAGGCTTGGCTCGCCGAGGACCCCGACGCCGAGACTCGGGACGAGCTCAGCCGCCTGATCGAGGCCGGGGACACCACGGATCTGGAGGCGCGGTTCGCCGGGACGCTCCAGTTCGGGACGGCCGGGCTGCGAGGGGAACTCGGGGCCGGGCCCATGCGGATGAACCGTGCCGTGGTCATCCGGGCCGCCGCCGGGCTCGCCGCCTACCTGAAGGCACAGGGGCACACCGACGGCCTCGTCGTCATCGGCTACGACGCCCGCTACAAGTCGGCTGACTTCGCCCGGGACACCGCCGCAGTGATGATCGGCGCCGGGCTGCGCGCCGCGCTGCTTCCCCGGCCGCTGCCGACACCGGTGCTCGCGTTCGCGATCAGGCACCTGGGAGCCGTCGCCGGTGTCGAGGTGACCGCCAGCCACAACCCGCCGCGCGACAACGGCTACAAGGTCTACCTGGGCGACGGCTCGCAGATCGTGTCGCCCGCCGACGCCGGGATAGCCGAACGGATCGACGCGGTGGGCGGCCTGCACGACGTCCCGCGGCCCGGTTCGGGCTGGGAGACGCTCGGGGACGAGGTCCTCGACGCGTATCTGGCGCGTACGGACGTCGTGCTGACCCCCGCCTCGCCGCGTACCGCCCGTGTGGTCTACACGGCCATGCACGGCGTCGGCACGGACGTGGTGCTGGCGGCCTGGGAGCGTGCCGGTTTCCCCGCGCCGGTGCTGGTGGACGAGCAGGCGGAGCCCGATCCCGCGTTTCCCACCGTCGCGTTCCCGAACCCGGAGGAGCCGGGTGCGATGGACCTGGCCTTCGTCAAGGCGCGGGAGGTCGGGCCCGACATCGTGATCGCCAACGACCCGGACGCCGACCGCTGCGCCGTCGCCGTCCCGGACGACGGTGCCGACGGGGGCTGGCGGATGCTCCGCGGTGACGAGGTGGGCGCGCTGCTGGCCGCGCACCTGGTCCGCAAGGGCGTCCGCGCCGGGGACGCACGGCACACCTTCGCCGAGTCGATCGTGTCGTCCTCGCTGCTCGGCCGGATCGCCGAGGCGGCCGGTCTCGGCTACGAGGAGACCCTGACCGGGTTCAAGTGGATCGCCCGTGTCGAGGGCCTGCGGTACGGCTACGAGGAGGCGCTGGGCTACTGCGTCGACCCCGAGGGCGTACGCGACAAGGACGGCATCACCGCCGCCCTGCTGGTCGCGGAGCTGGCCTCCGAGCTGAAGGCTCAGGGCCGCGGCCTCTCCGACCTGCTGGACGATCTCGCCGTCGCGCACGGACTGCACGCCACCGACCAGCTCTCGGTCCGGGTCGAGGACCTCGGCATCATCGCGGACGCGATGCGCAGACTGCGTGAGCAGCCGCCGGTGCTGCTGGCCGGGTTGCACGTGGTCTCGGCGGAGGACCTCACCAAGGGCACCGCCCAGCTGCCGCCCACGGACGGCCTGCGGTACTACCTGGAGGGCGAGTTCAAGGCCCGGGTGATCGTCCGCCCGAGCGGTACCGAGCCCAAGCTGAAGTGCTATCTGGAGGTCGTGGTCCCGGTCGGCGACGCCCGCGAGCTCTCCGCCGCGCGCGGTCGCGCCGCCGACGTCCTGGGGGCGATCAAGACGGACCTGGCGACTGCCGCCGGTATCTGA
- a CDS encoding purine-nucleoside phosphorylase, whose product MNVSVTPDPHAAASEAAARLRELTGAETHDVALVMGSGWAPAVDALGAPETEFPVTELPGFPPPVVEGHGGKIRSYKIGEKRALVFLGRTHYYEGRGVAAVAHGVRTAVAAGCKTVVLTNGCGGLREGMRPGQPVLISDHINLTAASPIVGANFVDLTDLYSPRLRALCKEVDASLEEGVYVQFPGPHYETPAEINMVRVMGGDLVGMSTVLEAIAAREAGAEVLGISLVTNLAAGLSGEPLNHEEVLQAGRDSAARMGELLTQVLSRI is encoded by the coding sequence GTGAACGTTTCTGTTACCCCGGATCCCCATGCCGCCGCCTCCGAGGCCGCTGCCCGCCTGCGTGAGCTCACGGGCGCCGAGACCCACGACGTCGCCCTGGTGATGGGCTCCGGCTGGGCGCCGGCCGTCGACGCCCTCGGCGCTCCCGAGACCGAATTCCCGGTCACCGAGCTGCCCGGCTTCCCCCCGCCCGTCGTCGAGGGACACGGCGGCAAGATCCGCTCTTACAAGATCGGCGAGAAGCGCGCGCTGGTCTTCCTCGGCCGCACCCACTACTACGAGGGCCGAGGCGTCGCCGCTGTCGCCCACGGTGTGCGCACCGCCGTCGCGGCGGGCTGCAAGACCGTCGTCCTCACCAACGGCTGCGGCGGTCTGCGTGAGGGCATGCGCCCCGGCCAGCCCGTGCTGATCAGCGACCACATCAATCTGACGGCCGCGTCCCCGATCGTCGGCGCGAACTTCGTGGACCTGACCGACCTGTACTCGCCGCGGCTGCGGGCCCTGTGCAAGGAGGTGGACGCGTCGCTGGAGGAGGGCGTGTACGTCCAGTTCCCCGGCCCGCACTACGAGACCCCGGCCGAGATCAACATGGTCCGTGTGATGGGTGGCGACCTCGTCGGCATGTCCACCGTCCTGGAGGCGATCGCGGCACGCGAGGCCGGCGCCGAGGTGCTCGGCATCTCCCTGGTCACCAATCTGGCCGCGGGCCTGTCGGGCGAGCCCCTCAACCACGAGGAGGTCCTCCAGGCGGGACGCGACTCCGCGGCGCGGATGGGTGAGCTGCTGACGCAGGTCCTCTCCCGTATCTGA
- a CDS encoding gamma-glutamylcyclotransferase has protein sequence MSLYAAYAGNLDARLMTRRAPHSPLRGTGWLSGWRLTFGGEQMGWEGALATIVEAPRSQVFVALYDIAPLDEDSMDRWEGVGLDIYRRMRVRVHTLDGEEAAWVYVLNGYEGGLPSARYLGEIADAAESAGAPHDYVMELRKRPC, from the coding sequence ATGTCGCTCTACGCCGCGTACGCCGGCAACCTCGACGCGCGGCTGATGACCCGCCGCGCCCCGCACTCCCCGCTGCGAGGCACGGGCTGGCTCAGCGGCTGGCGGCTGACGTTCGGCGGCGAGCAGATGGGCTGGGAGGGAGCGCTGGCCACCATCGTGGAGGCGCCCCGCTCCCAGGTCTTCGTCGCGTTGTACGACATCGCGCCGCTGGACGAGGACTCGATGGACCGCTGGGAAGGCGTCGGGCTCGACATATACCGGCGGATGCGAGTGCGCGTGCACACGCTGGACGGCGAGGAAGCGGCCTGGGTGTACGTGCTGAACGGCTACGAGGGCGGGCTGCCGTCGGCGCGCTACCTGGGTGAGATCGCCGACGCCGCGGAGTCGGCAGGGGCGCCGCACGACTACGTGATGGAGCTGCGCAAGCGCCCCTGTTAG
- a CDS encoding DeoR/GlpR family DNA-binding transcription regulator, giving the protein MFAAERRQLILEMVRANGAVSLRELARVVQTSEVTVRRDVRALEAEGLLDRRHGGAVLPGGFTRESGFPQKSHLATAEKTAIADAAAALVEEGEAIVVGAGTTTQELARRLARVPGLTVVTNSLLVAQALAHANRVEVVMTGGTLRGSNYALVGSGAEQSLQGLRVSRAFLSGSGLTAERGLSTSNMLSASVDRALVQAAAEVVVLADHTKLGTDTMFQTVPTDVITRLVTDEPPPHDDRAATELQALADQGVQIAVAGAGGGAARPRHEVPLPGQRRTHPGAGAGAALRTAVLAEQPARVADLRRR; this is encoded by the coding sequence GTGTTCGCTGCAGAACGTCGTCAGTTGATCCTCGAAATGGTGCGCGCCAATGGAGCCGTGTCGCTCCGTGAGCTCGCCCGCGTAGTCCAGACCTCCGAAGTGACCGTACGCCGGGACGTGCGCGCGCTTGAGGCAGAAGGACTCCTCGACCGCCGGCATGGCGGTGCGGTGCTGCCGGGTGGATTCACGCGAGAGTCCGGCTTCCCGCAGAAATCCCATCTCGCGACCGCGGAGAAGACGGCGATCGCCGACGCCGCCGCGGCCCTGGTCGAAGAAGGCGAGGCCATCGTGGTCGGCGCCGGCACGACCACGCAGGAGCTGGCACGCCGGCTCGCGCGGGTCCCCGGGCTGACCGTGGTGACCAACTCGCTGCTGGTCGCCCAAGCGCTCGCGCACGCCAACCGCGTCGAGGTCGTCATGACCGGAGGCACCCTGCGTGGCTCGAACTACGCGCTGGTCGGCAGTGGGGCGGAGCAGTCCCTCCAGGGGCTGCGGGTGTCACGTGCCTTCCTCTCCGGGAGCGGGCTCACGGCCGAGCGCGGTCTGTCCACGTCCAACATGCTGTCGGCGAGCGTCGATCGGGCGCTGGTGCAGGCGGCGGCGGAGGTGGTGGTACTCGCGGACCACACCAAGCTCGGTACGGACACGATGTTCCAGACCGTGCCGACGGATGTGATCACCCGCCTGGTGACCGACGAGCCCCCGCCGCACGACGACCGGGCGGCGACCGAGCTCCAGGCCCTGGCCGACCAGGGCGTCCAGATCGCGGTGGCCGGCGCAGGCGGTGGTGCCGCCCGCCCTCGCCATGAGGTGCCCCTGCCGGGCCAGCGGCGTACGCACCCGGGGGCGGGTGCCGGCGCGGCACTGAGGACTGCGGTCCTGGCGGAGCAGCCCGCCCGTGTGGCGGACCTCCGTAGAAGGTAG
- a CDS encoding TetR/AcrR family transcriptional regulator, giving the protein MTTSTTGTAASGTSGVPAGASRPMRADARRNYERLLVEARAAFAEHGTDASLEDIARRAGVGIGTLYRHFPNRHALMNAVFQDALAALLERSRQLASAEQPCGALVEWLRAIITHTGEYRGVARALMSASLSQCSEPLCEAGAALLARAQEAEVVRADVSIGDLMQLTNAIALAAEQAPNDPALPDRLLRLTLRGLHP; this is encoded by the coding sequence ATGACCACGAGCACCACGGGCACGGCGGCCTCGGGTACGTCGGGCGTCCCGGCCGGGGCCTCCCGGCCGATGCGGGCCGACGCTCGCCGCAACTACGAGCGTCTGCTCGTCGAGGCACGCGCCGCGTTCGCGGAGCACGGTACGGACGCGTCCCTGGAGGACATCGCCCGGCGCGCGGGCGTGGGCATCGGCACTCTCTACCGCCACTTCCCGAATCGCCACGCACTGATGAACGCGGTGTTCCAGGATGCCCTGGCAGCCCTGCTGGAGCGCTCGCGTCAACTGGCGTCGGCTGAGCAGCCGTGCGGGGCGCTGGTGGAGTGGCTGCGCGCCATCATCACTCACACCGGTGAGTACCGGGGGGTGGCGCGGGCCCTGATGTCCGCCTCGCTGTCCCAGTGCAGCGAGCCTCTGTGTGAGGCGGGGGCGGCGCTGCTGGCGCGTGCGCAGGAGGCGGAGGTGGTGCGTGCGGATGTCTCGATCGGCGACCTGATGCAGCTCACCAACGCTATCGCCCTCGCCGCGGAGCAGGCTCCGAACGACCCCGCCCTCCCGGACCGCCTGCTCCGCCTGACCCTCCGCGGCCTCCACCCCTAA
- a CDS encoding acetyl/propionyl/methylcrotonyl-CoA carboxylase subunit alpha — protein MRKVLIANRGEIAVRVARACRDAGIASVAVYADPDRDALHVRAADEAFALGGDTPAASYLDMGKVLKAAADSGADAIHPGYGFLSENAEFAQAVIDAGLTWIGPPPAAIRDLGDKVAARHIAQRAGAPLVAGTPDPVSGADEVVAFAREHGLPIAIKAAFGGGGRGLKVARTLEEVPELYDSAVREAVAAFGRGECFVERYLDKPRHVETQCLADQHGNVVVVSTRDCSLQRRHQKLVEEAPAPFLTDEQNAELYRASKAILKEAGYVGAGTVEFLVGMDGTISFLEVNTRLQVEHPVTEEVTGIDLVREMFRIADGEALGYDDPKLRGHSFEFRINGEDPGRNFLPAPGTVTSFSAPTGPGVRLDAGVESGSVIGPAWDSLLAKLIITGATREQALQRARRALEEFQVEGMATAIPFHRAAVADPAFAPEGGKPFTVHTRWIETEFVNEIKPFAVPADAEAEDEPGRETVVVEVGGKRLEVSLPSSLGMTLARTAAAGGAKPKRRAAKKSGPAASGDTLASPMQGTIVKVAVEEGQQVNEGDLVVVLEAMKMEQPLNAHRSGTVKGLSAEVGASLTSGAVICEIKD, from the coding sequence GTGCGCAAGGTGCTCATCGCCAACCGAGGCGAGATCGCTGTCCGCGTTGCCCGTGCATGCCGGGACGCCGGGATCGCGAGCGTAGCCGTCTACGCCGATCCGGACCGTGACGCACTGCACGTCCGCGCGGCCGACGAGGCGTTCGCCCTGGGCGGTGACACCCCGGCGGCCAGCTATCTGGACATGGGCAAGGTCCTGAAGGCCGCGGCCGATTCGGGCGCCGACGCCATCCACCCCGGATATGGCTTCCTCTCCGAGAACGCCGAGTTCGCCCAGGCCGTCATCGACGCCGGGCTGACCTGGATCGGCCCCCCGCCCGCAGCGATCCGCGACCTCGGCGACAAGGTCGCCGCCCGCCACATCGCGCAGCGCGCCGGCGCCCCGCTGGTCGCCGGCACCCCGGACCCGGTCTCGGGCGCCGACGAGGTCGTGGCGTTCGCCCGGGAGCACGGCCTCCCGATCGCCATCAAGGCCGCCTTCGGCGGCGGCGGGCGCGGCCTGAAGGTCGCCCGCACCCTCGAAGAGGTCCCCGAGCTGTACGACTCCGCCGTGCGCGAGGCCGTGGCCGCCTTCGGCCGCGGCGAGTGCTTCGTCGAGCGCTACCTCGACAAGCCCCGCCACGTCGAGACCCAGTGCCTGGCCGACCAGCACGGCAACGTGGTGGTCGTCTCCACCCGCGACTGCTCCCTCCAGCGCCGCCACCAGAAGCTGGTCGAGGAGGCGCCCGCGCCGTTCCTGACGGACGAGCAGAACGCGGAGCTGTACCGCGCGTCCAAAGCCATCCTCAAGGAAGCCGGTTACGTCGGCGCCGGCACCGTCGAGTTCCTCGTCGGCATGGACGGCACGATCTCCTTCCTCGAGGTCAACACCCGTCTCCAGGTGGAGCACCCGGTCACCGAGGAGGTCACCGGCATCGACCTGGTGCGCGAGATGTTCCGCATCGCAGACGGTGAGGCGCTCGGCTACGACGACCCGAAGCTGCGCGGACACTCCTTCGAGTTCCGTATCAACGGTGAGGACCCGGGCCGCAACTTCCTCCCCGCGCCGGGCACGGTCACCAGTTTCTCCGCGCCGACCGGCCCCGGCGTCCGGCTGGACGCGGGTGTCGAGTCCGGCAGCGTCATCGGACCTGCCTGGGACTCGCTGCTCGCCAAGCTGATCATCACCGGCGCGACCCGCGAGCAGGCCCTCCAGCGCGCGCGGCGCGCGCTGGAGGAGTTCCAGGTCGAGGGGATGGCCACGGCCATCCCGTTCCACCGCGCCGCGGTGGCCGACCCCGCCTTCGCCCCGGAGGGCGGCAAGCCGTTCACCGTCCACACCCGGTGGATCGAGACCGAGTTCGTCAACGAGATCAAGCCGTTCGCGGTCCCGGCTGACGCCGAGGCCGAGGACGAGCCCGGCCGCGAGACCGTCGTGGTCGAGGTCGGCGGCAAGCGCCTCGAAGTCTCGCTGCCGTCTTCGCTGGGCATGACCCTGGCCCGCACCGCCGCCGCGGGCGGCGCCAAGCCGAAGCGCCGTGCGGCCAAGAAGTCCGGCCCGGCCGCGTCCGGTGACACGCTCGCGTCCCCGATGCAGGGCACGATCGTCAAGGTCGCGGTCGAGGAGGGCCAGCAGGTCAACGAGGGCGACCTGGTCGTCGTCCTGGAGGCCATGAAGATGGAGCAGCCGCTGAACGCGCACCGTTCCGGCACCGTCAAGGGCCTTTCCGCGGAGGTGGGCGCGTCGCTCACCTCCGGTGCGGTGATCTGCGAGATCAAGGACTGA